From the genome of Maniola hyperantus chromosome 9, iAphHyp1.2, whole genome shotgun sequence:
ACCGCCATCTCGGGCTACCGCCTGGCGATACGGTTTCGACACACCACATAACTACAACGACCACGAGTTGTACTGTGGTGGGTTCACCAGGCAGTGGAACAAGAACAACGGGAAATGCGGCGTCTGCGGCGACGCCTGGGACACGCCGAAGCCTCGCCCCCACGAGTTAGGGGGCAGATTTGGCCAAGGCGTGATCGTCCGTAGATATGCTCCTAATGACGTCGTCGTCCTAAAGGTCCAGTTGACCGCCAGCCACAACGGATACTTCAAATTCAGAATATGCGATGACCCCCACGCGAGTGACCAAGAATGCATGGACAAGTACGTCCTACACTTGGAAGGAACAGAAGAAACGAAATTCTACCCTAAAGAAGGGAACAAGGTATACGAAATGAAATATCAGCTACCTGAAGGCTTACAATGCTCGCACTGTGTGTTACAGTGGCAATATATCGCTGGTAATAATTGGGGAACGTGCGAAGATGGTAAGGGAGCGGTTGGGTGCGGACCGCAAGAAGAATTCCGAGCGTGCGCGGATATAGCCATCGGAGAGCGCTTCGCCACCTCGACGAGAAGACCGAGGCCAACGTACGTCAGCCCAAGCAGGAAGCCACCTACAGCAGAGCCAGCACCGGAAGAGTCTACCGGAACTACGTGGTACTACAGTGTTGTCATCGCGATTATCACGCTATTCGTCGCAGTCGCGGTGTTGGCAGGCCTGTACCTGTACTACTACAGAGGTGGCAtgaaaataaaggatttattgAAATACAAAATCCAACAGCCTGCGCCCGTTCCGCCTCCCAGACAAAAAAGAACGTCTTTATCGAGGGAAACTCCTCCAGAGATCTCTGCTCCGAAATTAATTTCCGAATCGGGCTTCGAAACTGTAGATCTAAGATCGAAATGATAATGAGGATTAGCGATTTACCATCACTGCCTTTTTAGTCTTAAAATAATCTAAGTAACTAGATATAATGTGTGATTGATTGGGTACATTTGTATGGAACTTACGTgaaaagataattattatttttgaatctaTCAAACTATGCtaaaattaattgtaatttttccgaatctctatttattttaaatacctacctactgtaatcTGATATTATacaattagtacctatttaataacgaactaaagatgtaaaaaaataaattattttacgttTACTTACGTAACATTTTGAGAAAGTTATGTAGGTGATGAGATTCAAAACAGTTTCCACTTCCAGTgtgatgtataatattatgataatgagAATTTTGATAGTGATAGCCTTTCTTGTGTAAATTATAggtatttatgttttaaataaaatgttaaaataaagtTGATTTTATTTTCCGCTTTCTAAATATAGGTGTCTAATAAAATAAGACCTTTGtatcaattttttaaatattaagtattaagtagAAAGCGTTGTGCTTTGCGTTGAGCAGGTCGACAAATGAGAAGGTAatgggtatagtacgcgatcggtcgagatggcaacctgTCGCACACCCGcgcaacccccgcgctaacccggtgcgggagagcgcagtgacgtgcggggcgtccgcgccccccccccccccccccccccccccccccccccccgcctcataccccgattgcaatctctaTAAACAGGTTTTCAAGCCAAGCCTTACAAGCCTATCCTCTATTAATCTGCGCAAGTCAGCGCTGGCTTACAGCTGCGCTACGAGAATATAGCGCCAGTCTATTTTTAAGCCAATAGGACTGGTGCCAGCGCACTGGCTTCAGTTCGTATAAGCCATAATTGATAGCTTGAATAAAAATGATAGCTCAGCATTATCAGCTATTTGTTCTGATTTCAAATACAAAAACCGCCACTATTATCCCAATCTTACCCGTCTCTACCGTAATGGTAGAGTATagacaataatatttttcatttgacaacattttaatgaaatgacagttgtcacaagtgtTTCCACTTTTACGAATTTTACCCTATTTTTAAGGCGAAATACCTAAAAGATTTCGCCCTATTTTAGAATGAAACaactaaaatgttaaaataaatagaccTACTGCTTTGGACGTTTTTTATATTGAAAGATATTTTGGGTCATTTGAGTTCTATATCGAACTTTAGGTTGTTGTAACCCTGTTTAAAACTCATCCAATTCTTAAGATTTACCAAAGTGGATAGATAGAGATCAATAAAGCTGGAAAAGAGCAAGGTGAAAAAGTTTATCATTCTGCATCATGGAatgcatagcatatttttataGATGTAATAACTAATTGGCTGTTTATCTATTGTTCGAATGAGACTGAatgttaatacctacttaataaattaatttaaaaatgaaagaaaattaTGACCAAACATCTTCTACGTCAACACACTCAAAATTTAACATcaagaaatgataaaattatgcaCCATAAACAAgggtattttgaaaatatattagGGTAATTTAGGATGAATTCCTCCAGAAACTAGGTTGAAACCACAATCGTAAGTGGAAACACTGGTTATTACTTGTCACTGTCAACTGTCAAGCATAGGCCATAGATAATCTCAAAACAAACGTGCAGAGTGCAGACGAAAAAGTGAAAACTGTGGTGAAAAAAGCTATAAAAAGACTCCAAGGGGCTTTGATTTTGCGGCAAAACActtttataaatgaaaaatgGCTGTACGGCCACAGCACACGCATAACGGCGGTATCGTGGAGCGAAGACTGCGTCCGATATACGGTAAAAGTTATTTGTAACCTACACTAACATTTTATGAATTTATTCGGTATGTAAATAATATGTGAATATGGATGTATTTTGCAGACTGGTTAGATAATGGTAACAATAAGAAGGCTTTGCAAGAGGCGGAAAAGGTTCTGAAGAAAAGTCCTTCGTTACAAGCCGCCCGAGCGTTGAAGGCCCTAGCGATGTTTAGGTTAGGGAAAGGGCCGGAGGCACACGCCGTGCTGCAAGCTTTGGCCGACGAGAAACCTAGTGATGATACCACTCTGCAAGCTATGACTATACTGTACAGGGAGTCGCAGCAATGTAAGTACCGGTACttgaaagatttttaaataatttttctcATCTCCCTCGGGCTCCCTGGGAATGCCTTGGACTGCAAAAACAGAGAGAAATGCAGGTTAAAATCCTGCCCATTaaaatttttattgtattaaaaactaGATTCATGTAAGTAATGGCGCTGATTCcgttgtttttcgctaaactaaatttagagtatctgcatccttttctttttaatattgctaaaatagaacggaacatgaattttacatttaaagactaaattttagtgcacactacaaatgtaaacgatacgctcgcgactggcagctaaagtttgatggctctaaattaaacttaaaactctCAAACTATGTACAtgtccttttcatataatattagtaagaagaggatgcgaatgctctaaaattcgGGTGGGGTTCTAAAgcgcggggtttgaaccggcgacctttcggttttcagtccactcctttaccggttgagctattgaggctcattggtattatttttcctaTTAAGACCGTTAGAATAAGAAGTCATCATACCTAAATGGATAACAAATTaaaaggaattttttaaatccctagattatgaacaaaaaatagttgaaaaaactttaaatacctaGAAATACAAAGAAAAACTATCTTAATTTGTATTGTTATAAGATCAACACTAAAACATGGAAATAAACCGATCTGTTTTTTCTTTGAACTAATGAAGTTTCTTATCACTTAAAGtaaaattgcataaattatCTTTTCAATCTAGTATGTAGGTTTCCAatatggctaattctgttgtatgcAGGTTTATGGGCGCCTTCAAATTTGTCATAAAGTGCCGCGTAGAGCGcgcgcggctgcagcgctgcagTCGCGCTGATCTCCGCGTGGCACTTTGCGGCAAATTTGAAGACGCCCTAAGAGCAGTTACGCACggtactttatactttgacgtaattttttttccacctttattacctgttatctcccaaagccatcatgatccaaacttcatagtcgctgaacgttcctccctgtgttggggacaatatgcagagaaactttcatctttaataaaataaattattccttCTTCAAGATAAATGTATCAACAAAACAATTATATACTTGTATTCTGCAGTTCAAAAGGTGTGTGAGCTGTATGAAGCAGCAGTTAAAGCAGATCCAACCAGTGAAGAGCTGCACTCCCACCTGTTTATGTCTTACGTAAGGGTCGGGGACTACCGGTCACAGCAGAGGTCTGCCATGGCACTGTACAAGATTGCACCTAAAAATCCTTATTACTTCTGGGTTGTAATGAGCATTGTCTTACAGGTATGTTCATTTTTTACCTTACCTACTTTACTGTAACACacttttgttggtttattgatttgtccttcaatcaagtcgcaaagAAGCAATGGATCaacgtgttttttgcatgggctaagttaagacctggagagtgatataggcttctttttatcccagaaaatcgaagagttcccaagggatttttaaaaaccaaaatccacacaatttcgcaggcatcagctagtaagacaTAATTTGATGATAACTTAAAGGTTCTTTTTGTGTAACTCTCCAAATGTCTGAAAATATGTTTTGTGTTCCACGAGTCCAAACTTGGAATATTAATATTTGCAGGCGAAAACTGCAGAGGATGCTACAAAAAAGGGCATCCTCTTGGCTCTCGCCCAAAGAATGGTTGACAACTTTATATCTGACAATAAAATGGAAGCGGAGCAGGAAGCTCGCTTGTACATCATGATATTAGAGCTACAGGAAAAATGGGAGGATATCCTCAACTTCATTGAAGGCCCACTATACCCTCTACTAGTTCCAGGTTCCACGGCCCAGGCTTGCATACCGTACCTGAAGAAACTCGGCCAATGGAACCGGTTAAATTTACTATGCAAAGACTTGCTATGGGAGAACCAGGATAGATGGGACTATTATTTGCCTTATTTGGACTCTGTCTTCCAATTAATGAAACACGAGTGTGATGTAGACAATAATGTTGATGACTCAGCGGAGAAGTGCCACGAATTTATCTGCCAATTAGTCGAGAGTATGTCTTCCGGACGCACTTTACGAGGTCCTTATTTAGCTAGACTAGAACTTTGGAAGAGGTTGTCGGTGGATGGAGACCCTACTGCGTTGATTGGTAGTAGTGTAGCTTTATGTATTCAGTATTTGAGAGTGTTTGCCAATAAGTCCTGTGCGGTGCCTGATCTCAAGCCATATTTGGCGATGATCCCTCAGAAGGAGAGGGAAGACGCGTGCAGAGATTTTTTGACGTGTCTGGGCTTTGATGAAAATAGCGAACCTGAGTCTGTGAGTATGAAATCATTATGTTTGATTGGTTAACTTTTTgctttacaatttttatttctatttttcatgtaccaaaaaaattgtagtaataataaatcaagtaaccattggaaatgcttatctctaaacagaaatttcttccagcttcccctTCAAGATggtgagtaaggcgtattaagaagtggaataggtcttacggcactagatttttttaataaaatgaatacaaGAATCCTTAGGTTGTTTTACATATTTGAGCAAGCACTACTTTtaaaccagtagggcgattgcctaaaacctgcatcaatcattattacaatctcaattgttctgattggttgaatttgtgcgattcttgttgcaacaatgcattgtagccaatagtgagcgagcgtcaaccaatcagaggtgattgcgatcgtgacattgtagctgtcaatctcccgcaatcgcgcagcaggcaTACTAATTGGAATATTACACTCCAGCCAGATGATATCCAGCGTCACATCTCGTGCCTGTGCGCGTGGCGGCTGACCTCCCCGCTGGGCTCGGCGGAGGAGTATCTTCTAGTAGCGTCCACTCTGCGCAGACAGTATCTACGCTGCGTCAGTCAGCGTCTGCTCACTGGCACGCTGACGGAATTCGGTCCGGCTGACGGCTACGGCACGCTCGCTGCTCATCACTATTTCTATGCAGGTACACTTTTTAAATTCTTGCTTGCTACTCATTGGTGTAGTAGGATAGATGATAAATCACGAGCAACATCGctcaagtggccaggtttgcacacatacacacatcaATAAAACgtagaaaaaagttttataacatcaacaacttcagtttattataaaccttaacacttgaacataaagtttaataacgattgcaaaatatttaaaacctcGTGTTGTCAACAGTAAAGAGATtcgattttttaataatgagaaccaaaatattaatcaatcatcaatcaatcaatacttataataaaactgtaacaggtcaaattctgtacattgaagatattttgaaattttttttcgagggcactacATGGGTacatcgatactgaacacaaaactgtaatttttttcatttttgtctgtctgtctgtctatctatctgtctgtctgtctgtctgtctgtctgtctgtatcacggccgcgcatcacgctgaaactactgaatggattccaatgaaacttggtacgatttgaggtcatactatgaggaagaatataggatactttttatcccgaaattcagcatggttcccgtaggagagggga
Proteins encoded in this window:
- the psidin gene encoding phagocyte signaling-impaired protein — encoded protein: MAVRPQHTHNGGIVERRLRPIYDWLDNGNNKKALQEAEKVLKKSPSLQAARALKALAMFRLGKGPEAHAVLQALADEKPSDDTTLQAMTILYRESQQFQKVCELYEAAVKADPTSEELHSHLFMSYVRVGDYRSQQRSAMALYKIAPKNPYYFWVVMSIVLQAKTAEDATKKGILLALAQRMVDNFISDNKMEAEQEARLYIMILELQEKWEDILNFIEGPLYPLLVPGSTAQACIPYLKKLGQWNRLNLLCKDLLWENQDRWDYYLPYLDSVFQLMKHECDVDNNVDDSAEKCHEFICQLVESMSSGRTLRGPYLARLELWKRLSVDGDPTALIGSSVALCIQYLRVFANKSCAVPDLKPYLAMIPQKEREDACRDFLTCLGFDENSEPESPDDIQRHISCLCAWRLTSPLGSAEEYLLVASTLRRQYLRCVSQRLLTGTLTEFGPADGYGTLAAHHYFYAALQQQDAAPIVEALCLLELVLHNSPSNVHVKLLLITLYHVLGNAVAAESVYLRLEPKHIQLVSLGWVHAARTAPGLAPGRALRLLADVHAFHKHYAKESVEHLTYAYKYGTFEKLVELSAWGARLGACAWCALAGRERALLPLLAGPPAPLHAPARLPHPPVDNRDLNAIISWEPPQCADPELKARTFEQDVAYLRLKDGLVSSIALCIECSDNRSVAEKRAQLEELQACIEAFSCAMEKCREKYGEVMSRLCISAPFPSRIIAFVSSPVPYRDLYTSVLTMVCELCSGDSVRGRDSADKLRALLVSSRQLLEKVPPTTAWGLRESLETFSNYLEFIGVITFLLGVCNELSAPTNAKKSKKKTNQSPDQILTTETLSKLNDDVQETISFLEDIFDKWPLYDYGLNIEEEFSKLEISEQYQCPVEQKLKNGLHETFADVKNILKKKSKYLKTLQ
- the LOC117985536 gene encoding uncharacterized protein, producing MNIIWYGVAILSILERGVNGHGRLIEPPSRATAWRYGFDTPHNYNDHELYCGGFTRQWNKNNGKCGVCGDAWDTPKPRPHELGGRFGQGVIVRRYAPNDVVVLKVQLTASHNGYFKFRICDDPHASDQECMDKYVLHLEGTEETKFYPKEGNKVYEMKYQLPEGLQCSHCVLQWQYIAGNNWGTCEDGKGAVGCGPQEEFRACADIAIGERFATSTRRPRPTYVSPSRKPPTAEPAPEESTGTTWYYSVVIAIITLFVAVAVLAGLYLYYYRGGMKIKDLLKYKIQQPAPVPPPRQKRTSLSRETPPEISAPKLISESGFETVDLRSK